Proteins from one Thermosipho atlanticus DSM 15807 genomic window:
- a CDS encoding CRISPR-associated helicase/endonuclease Cas3 yields the protein MEFLAKSNPKETIQEHTDNLLKQLNTLRTLYPNIPINWKLLEYACVLHDLGKINEKFQKKIKFGKRDPKEIPHSLLSLLFIDPDKLDLSEEEIVILFHSIAYHHERDFSDIEIEDIENEVESLKRNIDKFVYDKLPKLEVQESIEDYYFTLGDRIYKREQKTFKNYVLVKGLLNKLDYAASAHIEVEQKNDFLRTSLNNLGYKWNDLQKFAIENENKNIIVTAQTGMGKTEAGLLWIGDNKGFYTLPLKVSINAIYDRIIQKILKGENKEKVGILHSDSFFEYVKRENLFENTPLDVYYTKTKQLSLALTISTLDQLFDIVYRYRGFEVKLATLSYSKIIIDEVQMYSSQLLAYLIIGLKMITDFGGKFAILTATLPEVLLDYLNKYKIEYELSPPFTNNLLRHSVKVIEDVLNPDLILKLYNRNRILVICNTVRKAQQIYNELRQRIPECEVKLLHSKFIKMDRDSKENEIIKLGKNYNGKGIWITTPIVEASLDIDFDILVTELSDINSLFQRLGRVYRKRAFKGDYNAFIFIGDESNNPSGVGTIIDEDIFKLSRSEIKKIDGYLHEMDKMNLVKKVYSKAKLKETKYLENLEKNLNYVKSFKEYEADKNEIRKIFRDIDSITIIPKPVYNKFKDKIKNIIEKYKLLTKSIKESKDNEERKNILKEIYLNKMNLYKYTTSLGIYEIGKYKKEYIELNDRETITIVDCEYSSELGAITATKTNEDLDNII from the coding sequence ATGGAATTCTTAGCTAAATCAAACCCAAAAGAAACTATTCAAGAACATACTGATAATCTATTAAAACAACTAAATACCTTAAGAACTTTATATCCTAACATACCGATAAATTGGAAGCTTTTAGAGTATGCATGTGTTTTGCATGATCTAGGAAAAATTAATGAAAAATTTCAGAAAAAAATAAAATTTGGGAAAAGAGATCCAAAAGAAATTCCGCATTCTCTTTTAAGTTTACTCTTTATAGATCCTGATAAATTAGATCTTTCAGAAGAAGAAATTGTAATTTTATTTCATTCTATAGCTTACCATCATGAAAGAGATTTTTCTGACATTGAAATTGAAGATATAGAAAATGAAGTGGAATCACTTAAGAGAAATATCGATAAATTTGTATATGATAAACTTCCTAAGTTAGAAGTACAAGAATCAATAGAAGATTATTATTTCACGTTAGGAGATAGAATTTATAAGAGAGAACAAAAAACTTTCAAGAATTATGTCTTAGTAAAAGGATTATTAAATAAATTGGACTATGCTGCAAGTGCTCATATAGAAGTTGAACAAAAAAATGATTTTTTACGGACATCCTTAAATAACCTGGGTTATAAGTGGAATGATTTACAAAAATTTGCAATAGAAAATGAAAATAAGAATATTATTGTTACAGCACAAACTGGCATGGGAAAGACAGAAGCTGGATTACTTTGGATAGGAGACAACAAGGGATTCTACACATTACCTTTGAAAGTATCAATCAATGCAATATACGATAGAATTATTCAAAAGATATTAAAAGGAGAAAATAAAGAAAAAGTAGGCATCCTGCATTCAGATAGTTTTTTTGAGTATGTTAAAAGGGAAAATTTATTTGAAAATACGCCTTTAGATGTCTACTACACTAAAACCAAACAACTATCACTTGCCTTGACAATCTCCACTCTTGATCAACTTTTTGACATAGTTTATAGATATCGAGGATTTGAGGTGAAATTAGCTACATTATCGTATTCAAAAATCATAATTGATGAAGTTCAAATGTACTCTTCACAGCTTTTAGCATATTTGATTATTGGATTAAAAATGATAACGGATTTTGGTGGAAAATTTGCAATATTAACTGCTACTCTACCAGAAGTTTTGTTGGATTACTTAAACAAATACAAAATAGAATACGAACTTTCACCTCCTTTCACTAATAACCTGCTAAGGCATAGTGTAAAAGTTATAGAGGATGTATTAAATCCAGATTTAATTTTAAAATTGTACAACCGAAATAGAATACTAGTTATTTGTAACACAGTGAGAAAAGCTCAGCAAATTTATAATGAGTTAAGACAAAGAATTCCAGAATGTGAAGTAAAATTACTGCATAGCAAATTTATAAAGATGGATAGGGACAGCAAAGAAAATGAAATTATAAAGTTAGGGAAAAATTATAATGGAAAAGGTATTTGGATTACTACACCAATAGTAGAAGCTTCTCTTGATATTGATTTTGATATTTTAGTAACTGAACTCTCAGATATAAACAGTCTTTTTCAAAGGTTAGGAAGAGTTTATAGAAAAAGGGCATTCAAGGGGGATTATAACGCATTCATATTTATCGGAGACGAATCCAACAATCCCTCAGGAGTTGGAACAATAATAGATGAAGATATATTTAAATTATCAAGATCAGAAATAAAAAAAATAGATGGATATTTGCATGAAATGGATAAAATGAATTTAGTAAAAAAAGTATATTCAAAAGCTAAATTAAAAGAAACAAAATATCTTGAAAATCTTGAAAAAAACCTAAATTATGTCAAATCGTTTAAAGAATATGAGGCAGATAAAAATGAAATCAGAAAAATATTCAGAGATATTGACAGTATAACCATAATTCCTAAACCAGTATATAATAAATTCAAGGATAAAATAAAAAATATAATAGAAAAATACAAATTATTGACAAAATCTATTAAAGAGTCAAAAGATAATGAAGAAAGAAAAAACATTCTAAAAGAGATATATTTAAACAAAATGAATTTATACAAATACACTACTTCTCTTGGAATTTATGAAATAGGAAAATACAAAAAGGAATATATAGAATTAAACGATCGAGAAACCATTACGATAGTGGACTGTGAATATTCCTCCGAGCTTGGAGCCATTACAGCTACTAAAACAAATGAAGATTTAGATAACATTATATGA
- the cas5b gene encoding type I-B CRISPR-associated protein Cas5b has translation MKAVRVKIEQETANYKIPVAFSLRESYPLPPYSTVIGMIHNLCNFEEYKKMKLSICGRHYSKFYDMFTRYEFSPENRFEEKRHQLIVNGYGITKGIGTTEVLVNVELIIHIVPEDDTLLSVIETALKFPKEYPSLGRREDLAIIREVKIVDIEKVMLEKSLRLKDELKNYSYYIPTNYVNAIKFRNKLEEYSIVGTYYDLNKNYILEKFGKNKFYRKWKKVKVLYSSNILSLLKGYEFLIDQDENPVFLV, from the coding sequence ATGAAAGCAGTGCGAGTTAAAATTGAACAAGAAACAGCAAATTACAAGATACCAGTAGCATTTTCTCTAAGAGAATCGTATCCACTTCCACCATACTCAACAGTAATCGGAATGATTCACAATCTATGTAATTTTGAAGAATACAAAAAAATGAAATTAAGTATTTGTGGAAGGCACTATTCGAAATTCTACGATATGTTCACAAGATACGAATTTTCTCCTGAAAATAGATTCGAAGAAAAGAGGCATCAATTAATCGTCAATGGATACGGTATAACAAAAGGAATAGGGACAACAGAAGTTCTAGTTAATGTCGAATTAATCATTCATATAGTTCCTGAGGATGATACTCTTTTAAGCGTGATTGAAACTGCTTTAAAGTTTCCTAAAGAGTATCCTTCATTAGGAAGAAGGGAAGACTTAGCTATAATAAGAGAAGTTAAAATAGTAGATATAGAAAAAGTAATGTTGGAAAAATCATTAAGATTAAAAGATGAGTTAAAAAATTATTCATATTATATTCCTACAAATTATGTTAATGCAATAAAATTTAGAAACAAACTGGAAGAATATAGTATAGTTGGGACTTATTATGATTTAAATAAAAACTATATCTTAGAAAAATTTGGAAAAAATAAATTTTATAGAAAATGGAAAAAAGTAAAAGTATTATACAGCTCTAATATATTGTCGTTATTAAAAGGGTATGAATTTTTAATTGATCAAGATGAAAATCCTGTATTTTTAGTATAG
- the cas7i gene encoding type I-B CRISPR-associated protein Cas7/Cst2/DevR: MKVKGVTMTIIFEAESLNYGEGIGNVTTLKKLSREGKQLSYISRQAIRYNIVNQFGEELTPVEKEKGNKSVIQFKPDATIEKYPEIDFFGYMKTKKSKQALTRSAKVRISNAISLEEFKGDIDFLTNKGLADRINADPNIAQSEMHRAFYRYTVNIDLDQIGIDENDNVNLSPDEKIRRIHKLFDVIMFLYRDIKGRRESLAPLFVIGGVYDIKNPFFQNIVMIENRKLKLEPILEILNLNENIKENTKSGLMRGIFENEHEIFEKLNAVSIKEFFEFLKERVKKYYESSAS; encoded by the coding sequence ATGAAAGTAAAAGGGGTAACGATGACAATTATTTTTGAAGCTGAAAGTCTTAATTATGGAGAAGGAATTGGTAATGTAACAACGCTAAAAAAATTGTCTAGAGAGGGTAAACAATTAAGCTATATTTCTAGACAAGCAATTAGATACAATATAGTTAATCAATTTGGTGAAGAACTAACACCAGTGGAAAAAGAGAAAGGTAACAAAAGTGTTATTCAATTCAAACCAGATGCAACTATTGAAAAATATCCTGAGATAGACTTTTTTGGTTATATGAAAACTAAGAAAAGTAAGCAAGCCTTAACAAGAAGTGCAAAGGTAAGAATTTCAAACGCAATTTCTTTAGAAGAATTTAAAGGAGATATAGATTTTCTCACAAATAAGGGACTTGCTGATAGAATAAATGCAGATCCTAACATTGCACAATCAGAAATGCACAGAGCATTTTATAGATATACTGTTAATATTGATTTAGATCAAATAGGCATTGATGAAAATGACAATGTAAACCTTTCGCCCGATGAAAAAATTAGAAGGATACATAAATTGTTTGATGTAATAATGTTTTTGTATAGAGATATTAAAGGAAGACGGGAATCTTTGGCGCCACTATTTGTAATAGGTGGGGTTTATGATATAAAAAATCCGTTTTTTCAGAATATTGTAATGATCGAAAATCGAAAATTAAAATTGGAGCCTATTCTGGAGATTTTAAATCTTAATGAAAATATAAAAGAAAATACAAAAAGTGGACTTATGCGTGGAATATTTGAAAACGAACATGAAATTTTTGAAAAATTAAATGCTGTAAGTATTAAAGAATTTTTTGAATTTTTGAAAGAGAGGGTAAAGAAATATTATGAAAGCAGTGCGAGTTAA